In Cryptomeria japonica unplaced genomic scaffold, Sugi_1.0 HiC_scaffold_1800, whole genome shotgun sequence, a genomic segment contains:
- the LOC131873462 gene encoding ATP synthase subunit b, chloroplastic-like, which yields MTIFANQLEQAQARLREVERRVCEIRVNGYSQIQQEKNDLINVASINLKQLENLKNETIRLEQERVIELVQKQISYQAVQRALGTLNSRLNSELHLRTIEHNIDLLLAMKNITD from the coding sequence ATGACCATCTTTGCTAATCAACTTGAGCAAGCCCAGGCTCGCTTACGGGAAGTAGAAAGGCGGGTATGTGAAATTCGGGTAAATGGATATTCTCAAATACAACAAGAAAAAAATGATCTTATCAATGTTGCTTCTATTAATTTGAAAcaattagaaaatttaaagaatGAAACCATTCGCTTGGAACAAGAAAGAGTAATTGAACTAGTTCAAAAACAAATTTCTTACCAAGCTGTCCAAAGAGCTCTAGGAACTCTGAATAGTCGTTTGAATAGCGAGTTACATTTACGTACGATCGAGCATAATATCGATCTGCTCCTAGCCATGAAAAACATAACTGATTAA